DNA sequence from the Candidatus Saccharibacteria bacterium oral taxon 488 genome:
ACGCAATTGTTCGCACCGCCGCATCTTTCAAACCGAAGAGACGATGTTTGACAATCGTCAGGTATGCCAGCGGTATAAAAATAAAAGTGCTCAGCGGCCCAATCCAGATGAGGTCATAGCGACCAACAGCCGGCAGCAGTAAATTAAATATCATACCTACGCTGCCAGCAATGCCATAGGCATAGGAAATGAGTCGTAGCTGAGAGCGCACCAAGAGCGCACTGCGGCGACGAGCCTGATGCGCGAGGATGATGAGTGCCGCCAAAAATAGCAGTATGAAATACACCATATAGAAGAAATAGCCGATCGGATGAATCACGACCGTATGGTCATTCAGCGCCACCTGCGCTATCAGCCAGTCAACTCGCACCACAATCACCGTAGCAACAATGCCAAATAATACCCAAGCGGTGACTGGCACGTGTTTCGTTGTTCGTCGTGCACCAATGTGAGTTGCCACCGAGATCATGGCTGCCGCGATCAGTGCTGCTCCGATGTAATATATCCTCAGGTATATCAGTGCCGCCGCCAGCACATTAGTCGCTAAAAACGCCGCGATACCCAATGCCCACAGCGCAATGCCAACCGTCAGCACAAAAAAGAACCGGGTTGCCAGCTGGCGTGGTTGATGAGCCACGACCATGAGGCCAAACACCAGCGACATTACCCCGGCAATGATCAGCCCCGCTATCTCCATGCCCACTCCCTCGTCATATTTCTAGTGTACCACCAACCTTTGGTCTACGCATAGCATACAGTGCATAGACGCCATCATCAGGACAATATACATCGACCCGCCAATCACCCAGACCCGCTGCCCCCGCGATCCGCTGCATTGTTTCGATTGACCGAGGCTGGATATGCGGCCACTGCACGACATTGAGCGTAAATCCCAGCTGCGGATGCGTATCACGCATATTGCCGACTAGCAGCAGCCCGCCAGGTTTCACCAGTTGAGCAGCATGAGCCAAGAAGGTTGCGGCATTAACCCGCAGCGCCGTCGGACTTTCATCTGGAAGCTCCTCAGGCACGTACTCCAAAATCCCGACAGCATCGACTGCATCATATGCGGCACTCTCAAGGCCAACCCGTCGCCGCAGTGCTCGAGCTGCCACGTTGGTTTGTGCATCTACCGCAGGCGAGACTACACCCTGAGGGCGCAGAATATTCATACAGCGAACGTTGGTAAACTGCCTGACTTCCATTGTCTGGGCATACGTTTGCGCGGCCTTGAGCGCCGACCGGTCAAGATCAACCAGTGTGACGCGCGGCGTAGGGTTGCCGCTCTCTTTGATGTGCCGGAGCGCATGACAAACTGGCTGAGCAGCGCCGCAAGCTAAGCTAACCCATTGCTGCTCTGCGGCGCCCAGAGACGCTTGATCAATAACGTGCCTGGCAAGAATATCCTGAACAATTTCACCGCGACTGCGAATACCGTGCGCATCCAAAATATTACAGGCCCAGTCGCGCACCACTGGCGAGACCGGCTTGCCATTCGCTAATTGCTTGGTGTTCGGATCATACAACAAGGCCAGTGCTGACGCCGTCGGTATCAGTTCCAGCCAATTCTCAACGCCAGGAACCCGAGCGATCAACTCGCGTGTCGCTGGATTCGTATCATCAATCCTCGTTCGCTGGCGCCCAATCGCTGCGTTGAGATCACAATCACCATGAAAGCCCATACCAGCCAACTCTTCTAGCTCCGCTGTTATCCTCTCGTAGGATGACGTCTGGTATTGGTCACACGTTGGCACTGGATGAATCCGCCACTGATCCATCTCAAGTTTCGCCGCGCACTCTGACAACTCAGCCCAGCCATAACGATCTGGCTGAATAGTTATGCTTTCACGCTGCTTTATTGTCACTTTGCCCACCTCTTTTGTGCTAGTTTTACAATACACCACTGCCTGCTATAATACAATTATGGTTAAAATTGCTATCATCGAAGATGACGCGACAATCAGTCAGATGTACCGAATGAAGTTCGAGGCAGACGGATTTGACGTGCGACTAGCGAGTAATGGCACAATTGGCGTGGCGCTCGTCGAGTCGTTTCGTCCAGATGTCATCTTACTGGATATCCAGATGCCAGAGATGGATGGAGCCGAGGCCCTGCGACGTATTCGCTCACACGCGTGGGGCAAGACCATACCGGTTATTGTACTGACCAACCTCGGCGAAGAAGAAGCCCCGCGCGAGATACGCTCACTCGGCATCCAAGGCTACATTGTCAAGGCCAACCTCACCCCACGCCAAGTCGTCGCCCAGGTCAAATCAGTCACTACAAAGCCGTGAGTTTCTACCGGATATTAACCCGGCGCAGGCACGCCGTAATCACATTATCAAACAATGCGCCCACCGTCAGCGGGCCGACGCCGCCTTTTTCTGGTGTCAAGTGAATGTCGGTGCGCGTCCGATTCGCCGGTGCCACGTCACCAACAATCTTACCATCCTCCGAGGCGGTTCCTGCGTCAACCACCACCGCACCAGGTCGGATCATATTTGGCTGAATCAGTCCTACCACGCCGGTTGCCGTGACGATGACGTCATATTCGTGTAGTCGCGATAAATCATCACCCCTACTAAATACCGTTACGTCCAGTCCCGACGCTCGCCACATCCGCTCGAGCGGCGCACCGACCAGCCGCCCACGCCCGACAATAGCCAACTTTTTACCAGCCAGCTCCACACTATAGCCCGCTAACAGCCAATTGATGGCCATCGGTGTCGCCGGGTCAAACAGCGTTCGCTCAGAATTGAGGCCATCGACGTCTTTTTCTGGTGCTACCAACCGCACAATTTGATCGGTCTGCTCTGGCTCGGCGAGCGGCAGTTGGACGATGATTCCCTGGACGTCATCGCGTTGGTTTAGCGTCGCGATTGTCTCCGGTAGCTGCTGAGTCGCCACCCGACAAATTTCTACCTCAATCAAAATATCCGCACCATAGCGCTGCTTGAGGCGCATGTAGGTGGCGATGACTGGATTGTCCGAATCGGTGACGATGGCGAGGCGTGGCTGAATATGGTGCGCTTGACGGAGCATGCGCACTTGCTTGGCCTGACGCTGCTTGATAAACGACACGAGTTCTGCACCATTGAGAGATTTCATTGTTTGATTGTAGCAAATCAGCATGAGCACGTCGAGCGCCTTGAGGTTGGTAGCCGCCTGTGGTATAATCGGGAAGCTTGGCGGATGTAGCTCAGTTGGTTAGAGCGCTGGATTGTGGCTCCGGAGGCCGTGGGTTCGAGCCCCATCATTCGCCCCAAGCATTATCCATAGCAAAAGTGCGACGTTATGTTTACCTTCACCGCTCATTATGCTATAATCTGGACTGATTGGGCCAGTAGCTCAGCTGGTTAGAGCACCTGCCTCTTAAGCAGGGTGTCGAGGGTTCGAGCCCCTCCTGGCCCTCCAAGGAATTATTAAACCCCAGTTTTCTGGGGTTTTAGTATGCATAATAAATCGTACTGCTTACGAAAATGGATCGTGGCCACGTGAAGGCGGCTCTTGAAATCGAGGCGATGGTAGCGACGGACGAGTAATATTATCAGCAGGACCGCCCGGTGGCACACTGCCTGGGATATTTTGTGACGGGGACGATGGCTCTGCCTGGCGCAGCGAATTACCCGCAAAGGTACGATTAGAGAGCGGAACATCACTAGTCGTGTCATGGTCTTCCAGTGTATCGTCAGCGCTCGTTGGCGGCATATAACCACGCGCACCCAGCGCTGATGACTGATAATTCCCGATCCGCTGACGATCACAGTTGCGGTCGCTCACTCGACGACTTCGACCGGTATTACCAAACGCCGGCTGCGTCCGTGGCCGATGCGCCATTAACCGCTGAACTAACCGACGCGACATTCGAGGTTTACCACTAGCATCCATGTGACCCTCCTTCGATCATTCCTGGCGCCCCGAGTAGGATTCGAACCTACGACCTTAGGCTTAGAAGTCCTCTGCTCTATCCAGCTGAGCTATCAGGGCATGTTCACATTATAGCATCTTTCTGGTACAATAGTGCAAGCTCGCGGGTGTAGTACAGCGGCTAGTATGCAAGTTTTCCAAACTTGAGATGGGAGTTCGATTCTCCCCACCCGCACCAATGTCAGATAATTTTAATCCGCGAAAAGGGCATCATGGATTCATATTCATACACAAACACGTCACCATATCAGCCACAGGACATCGAAGACGCCTCCGAATTTTATGACGTAATTGAGCGTAGCAGCCTGACGCATCAACTGTCTAAGTCACGGCCGTACATCTACTGGACAATGGAAATTTATGACAAGGCCAACGGCATCAAAGGTGGTGGCGGCCTGGGCGTATTGGCGGCAGACACGCGGCGGGTAGCCGAAAAGCTGGAAGTGCCATTTGTGGTGGTGACGCCATTTTACCGCAGCGAATCACATCAAAAAATTACCGACCTCGCACAAACTGAATACGTCGAAAAAGTCTCGCCCCAGGAGTATGGCTTTCATTATATTGATGAAGTTTCAGTCAGCTCCGCCGGCTTTCCCGATGCTAGCCTCAGCGTCTTTCGCAAGACGCTCGGCTCAACGCAATTTGTCACCATTTCAGAGCCAAACTTTGGGCAATTGTACGAAGGCGAAGGCTCGGGTGATCACCGGCTGTACCAGGAGGTAGCCCTTGGGTTTGGCGGCTATAAGGCCCTGAAACTACTCGGCATCAAACCAGCCGTCATTCAGCTCAATGAAACCGCAACAATTTTTGCGGCACTGGCTCGGCTGGACGAGCTATGCGCCAACGGTATGAACTTGTACGAAGCAATCGTTTACGTCCGCAAACACACACTCTACACCAACCACACCCTACTCCAGGCCGCTGAACCAGAGTTTCACCGCTCGCAATTTGAAAAATTAGTACTGCCAAACCTCAAAAGCAACGCCGTGCGCTGCTGGCTGATGGAGCAATTTCGTAACGACCGTTTGCGACCTAATTTGCTGGCAATTGAGTTGACCGAAGCCAAAAATGGCGTCAGTAAACTGCACGCCCGCGTGGCAAATTTCCGCGACCGCAACAACGACAAAGTCAAATTCCACGCCATTACCAACGGCATTGACCTCGAGACATGGGTGCTGCCGGAAATCCTGCAAGCTTATCATGAGCATACTATCCTTGATAAATTTGGCTTGCCAACAGAGCAGTATCAAGAGGCGATCGCCACGTTACCCGCTAGCACCATTCGCTCGCTCAAACGCGTAGGCCGACTGGAGCTAAACCGAGTCCTTGTAAAGCGCAAGGATCAATACAATAATCCAGTTCACCTGCCCGAAGACGCGCTGGTGTTCGACTTCAAGCGGCGATTTGCCAATTACAAGCGACCACATCTACCATTTGAGCGCCCAGAGGTGCTCAAACAGATTCTGCTCGATAGCAACGCTCACTACATTCTTGCCGGTAAGGTTCATCAGGGCGATCATGACATGTATCAGCAGCTCCTGACCATCCTCAAGCTCGTCGATAGCGACCCTGCACTGCGTGAGCGTGTCCACTACATCCAAGATTACGACGAGACCCTGGGACGAGTGCTGGCGATTGGCTCAGACATTGCTATCAACGTGCCGATCATTGGCCTCGAGGCCTGCGGTACATCATGGGAAAAAGACATTGCCAATCTCAAGCTGCTTATCTCCACCAGCGACGGTGGCGTTGCCGATATCAAGCCAATCGCTTGTCTCGAGGTGAGCGGTGTAAGTCCAGAGGACGAGACCACCTCGCTCTACGCTAATATGCGGCGAGCCGCACAAATTATCGCTAACGACGAGCTACTGACACAGCACATTCATCGCCAGCTCACGGCCTATCTACCAATCATATCGGGTGCACGGATGCTCAAGGATTACCTCAAGTTTCTGTTTCCCGCCCGCCATACAACCAAATAGAGCCGATAGCAGAACACTCCGTAGCTACTCGGTGATAACTTCAATCTCTGCACCCAGCGAATTCAGCCGCTGCGCTAGTTCCTCGTAGCCACGATTAATTGAATACACGTCACGCAACACTGACACACCCGGCGCCGCTAGCATTGCGAGCAGTATGACAACTGAGGGCCTCAGTGCTGGTGGTGCAACAATATCCGCTGGCTTCCACCTGGTCGGACCGCTGATGTATACCCGGTGTGGATCAACCAGCTCAATGTGCGCGTTTAACTTACTTAGCTCAGTGAAATAAATTGCTCGATTTTCATAGCTCCAGTCATGTACCAAGGTCCGGCCCTCAGCCATGGTAGCAATCAGCCCCAAGAACGGCAAGTTGTCCATATTAATCCCCGGAAACGGCAGCGCGTGAATCTTGTCTTTTAGCGCAACCAACTTGGAGTGTTTCAGCGTGATATCCACCAAGCGAGTACGACCGTTGTTGGCTGCATATTCCTCACTCAACTCATATTGCAAACCCATCTCAGCCAATGTTGCCAGCTCAATTTCCAGAAACTCAATTGGCGCCCGGCGCACCGTGATTTCTGAATCAGTCACCACGGCCGCCGCGATAAAGCTCATCGCCTCGATCGGGTCTTCAGACGGGCAATAATCGACTGCCGTATTGATGTGCGACCGGCCCGTGATTTTTAGCGTCGTTGTACCAATTCCTTCGATGGTCACGCCCAATTTCTGCAAGAAGAAACACACATCCTGCACCATGTAGTTCGGGCTGGCATTGCGGATGATGGTGGTGTCCGTGGACAGAGCCGCCGCCATGATAACGTTTTCCGTCACCGTGTCGCCGCGTTCAGTCAATAAAATTATCCGATCGCCCGTTGTCGGCTCGACGCGCGCATGATAGTACCCACCCTCGGCCTCTACCTGCATCCCAAAATGCTTCAGGCCCGACAGGTGTGGCTCCACCGTACGCTTACCGAGGTTACAGCCACCGGCAAATGGCAGCCGAAAATCATGATATTGATGAAGCAGCGGGCCAAGGAGCATAATCACGGTACGCGTGCGCTTGGCAGCAGCGATATCCATGTCCTCCAGCCTCAGCCGCGCCGGTGGTATAATCTCTAGGTCGTTCTTTCGCAGCCAACGAGTTTTAACGCCAATTGAGTTGAGCACCTCAATGATCCGGTTAACCTCCTCGATACGCGCCACATGACGCAGCGTCGTTTTTCCCTTGTTGAGCAAGCTGGCACAGAGCAGCCCCACGGCCGCATTCTTGCTCGTTTTGACCGATATATCACCAGAAAGTTTTTTACCGCCATGCACCCGAAAGTTCATCTTGCCTGAGTGATTGAGCGTAACGATGTTACAGTTGAGCACATCACTAATCCTCATTAGCATCTCGACACTAATATTCTGACCGCCGTTCTCGATACGATTGATGGCACTTTGTGATGTACCAATGGCCTCAGCTAGTTGCGTCTGGGTGAGGCCTTTGCGATTACGATTCTCATTGATAATAACGCCGATTTTTTGGAGATAGTCATTCATACTCATAGCGTACAATATATCACACATGATATATAATGTAAAGTGCTATAATAGAGGAAAAGGAGGGAGTGTTATGCAAGATACACAGGTCGCCGATTTAATTGCGGCAGAAATAAAACGGCAGCAGTCGGGGATCGAAATGATCCCAAGCGAAAATTACGTTTCAACTAGTGTACTCAAGGCGCTGGGCAGCGTCTTTACCAACAAATATTCTGAGGGTTACCCCGGACGACGCTATTACGGCGGACAAGAAAACACCGACCAAATTGAACAGCTGGCGATTGACCGCGCTAAACAGCTATTCGGTGCTGATCACGCCAATGTCCAGCCGCACTCTGGCGCCCAGGCCAACGAGGCGGTGTATTATGCGTGGTGTGAGCCTGGCGATACTATCCTAGCGATGGATTTGGCGCATGGCGGCCACCTGACGCATGGCGCGCCAGTCACCCGCTCAGCCCGCGAATATACCTTCGTCCGCTACGGTATCAAGGATGTCGAGACTGGCGAAATTGACTATGAGGAAATCCGCCGTTTGGCGCTGGAACATCGGCCAAAAATCATCTTGGCGGGCTTCTCGGCCTATCCGCGCGAGCTAGATTATGCTAAGTTTGCCGAGATTGGCAACGAAGTCGGCGCTATGTTGATGGCCGACATGAGCCACATCGCTGGACTAATTGTCGGCGGCGTAGCCAAAAATCCGTTTGATTATGGTTTTCACGTTATCACCACTACCACGCACAAAACCTTGCGCGGGCCGCGCGGCGGCTTGATTTTGTCAAAAGGCGTGGTGGGCAATCCTTTGAAGCGACCAGAAAAAACCTTAGAAAACTTGCCAACACTGATTGACCGGGCGGTCTTCCCTGGCACTCAAGGTGGCCCACACATGCACACCATCGCCGCCAAGGCAGTGGCCTTTGGCGAGGCGTTACGCCCAGAATTCACGGAGTACGCCCAGCAAATCGTAAAGAATGCGGCCGTGCTGGCAGATGAACTGAAACGCGGCGGCTTGAAGCTGGTGACAGGTGGCACCAGCAACCACTTGGTGCTAGCGGATGTTTATGGCAGCTTCGGCATTGACGGTAAAACCGCTCAGGAACGGCTGGAGGCCAGCGGCATCACCGCCAATGCCAACGCCATCCCCAATGACACCCTGCCGCCATTCCGCCCAAGTGGCCTGCGTCTCGGCACGCCAGCGGTGACGACACGCGGCATGACGGAGGCAGAAGTCAAACAGATTGCTGAGTGGATTATCACAGCGATAACCGCAGAGGACTCGGCAGAATACGCAAAAATTAAGCAGCAAACTACTAGCCTTGCAGCGCGTTTTCCGCTACCATATAACTAATACTAAATAACTTGGGGGGCAAATCAGAAATGATTTCTTCAAACAAAACTAAAGGTTTCACATTGGTTGAGCTCTTGATCGTCATCGTGGTCATCGCTATCTTGGCTGCTATTTCGATTGTGGCGTACAATGGTGTGACACAAAAAGCACGTGATAGGGAACGAGAATCAAATGCACGTAATATTGTCAATGCCGCCGCAATCCATAAGTCAGACCGCGATTTTTGGCCCGACATCAATGACCTTGCTAGCTACACTGTCGTTAAACTACCGCCAAATCTAACCGACTCGACAAAAGTGGGCTCGTCTATTAGTGCCGGCCGCGATACGTATAAATTTCAACTTTGTAAAAATAACGGATTTACCTCCAATAAAAAAGAAGCTACTGGCGTCCGAGTCGAGTACCTTCGAGAAGAAAGTCCAAATAGTGGAATTCAGAATATGACAGCAGGTACATGCCGATAAACTATCTACCCGCGCGAATAAAAGAGCTCCACATACCCCTTGGAGCTCTTTTGTTTGGTCTTTTAGTTCTCTCAGCCTAGCAACCCGATCCAGCCGTATAGGTTTCGGTGTGAATAGCATTCTTGGCCTCGTTCCAAATAGTAATCTTTGCACCAGTTTGAGGACTACCACATGCCTCTAGCTTATAGTGGTCTTTATCAACGGTATTATCACTAAGCTTGTCAACAGCCTTAGCCGGTACTTTGACCGTGTTGTAATCCTTCAAAGCTTGCTTGTCGTTTGCCGTCAACCACTTACCTTCATTCTCGGCATTATATGATGAAATGGCGTTAATGATGTTGCGTGCATCTGATATGCGCTCATCGTCACGTGCTTTTTGTGTCACACCATTGTACGCCACAATCGAAATAGCAGCCAAGATAGCGATGACCACGATAACGATCAAGAGCTCAACCAATGTGAAACCTTTAGTTTTGTTTGAAGAAATCATTTCTGATTTGCCCCCTATTTTTAGTTAGTTATTATTGTAACTTGATTGTAGCAAAGCGATTATAAAAGCGCAAGCATTTTATACATAATTACCTATTGCTACCCCCAATTAACCATAAATACAGAGGTGAAAGCCCCGAGTTGGGGCGCTATTCAACTATAAGAAACCCACCCGAACCCGCTATGGACACGAGGCGCCGGCAGTGCCGTTTACAGGAACATTGATTGACTTGACGAAGCGCTGACTGGAATATTCGATATTCTGACCCGCAACCGTCTTGGTTACCCCGAGGCTGACTTTGAGCGTACCGTCATTGATCTTGCAAACATTGAAATTAAGCACCGTACTGGTATCGATGATCGTTTCGACTGCCCCGTCCAACTGCCAGATACGGTCGGTGGCGCTCGGGCATGAGCCGTCATACATCGTCTTGCGCTTGAGCTCTGAACCACTTTGGAAATATTCGGTCGTATATGTCTTGGCGTCGGCGATAGCAACTGCTCCCCACGCTACGCCACAATCACTTTTCTGGATCAGCCGTCGCGTCGGGCTATAGGGGTTGTCGCTGGTGGCGAGACTATGTATGCGCACATACGAGGATGTTGTTCCCTCAAGCGTAGTACTGAGCCGTACATCTGCCTCAATTCGATCAAGTGCCGTTAGCACATCACTCTGTAATTGTGACTTGGCGCTGGTGACCATTGACGAACCAGTGAGATTAATGATTAGGCCAATAATACCCGCCAGTACCAAAATAATGACTGGCGCAATCGCCAAGATCTCAATGAGTGTAAATCCTTGGCTATTCTGCTGCCGATTAGCGTTAGCCCGAAATATACGTCGCATGCACCACCTCCTGCGCTGGCGTTCCATAAGTAATAATTACCGCAACACGAATGACCGCGATGCTATTTGGTACTTTACAATATTCGACTCGAGCACGTACTGGATCCGGCAATGTTGGCGTGGTCGGTGGTGTCA
Encoded proteins:
- a CDS encoding UDP-N-acetylglucosamine 1-carboxyvinyltransferase; the protein is MSMNDYLQKIGVIINENRNRKGLTQTQLAEAIGTSQSAINRIENGGQNISVEMLMRISDVLNCNIVTLNHSGKMNFRVHGGKKLSGDISVKTSKNAAVGLLCASLLNKGKTTLRHVARIEEVNRIIEVLNSIGVKTRWLRKNDLEIIPPARLRLEDMDIAAAKRTRTVIMLLGPLLHQYHDFRLPFAGGCNLGKRTVEPHLSGLKHFGMQVEAEGGYYHARVEPTTGDRIILLTERGDTVTENVIMAAALSTDTTIIRNASPNYMVQDVCFFLQKLGVTIEGIGTTTLKITGRSHINTAVDYCPSEDPIEAMSFIAAAVVTDSEITVRRAPIEFLEIELATLAEMGLQYELSEEYAANNGRTRLVDITLKHSKLVALKDKIHALPFPGINMDNLPFLGLIATMAEGRTLVHDWSYENRAIYFTELSKLNAHIELVDPHRVYISGPTRWKPADIVAPPALRPSVVILLAMLAAPGVSVLRDVYSINRGYEELAQRLNSLGAEIEVITE
- a CDS encoding response regulator, which produces MVKIAIIEDDATISQMYRMKFEADGFDVRLASNGTIGVALVESFRPDVILLDIQMPEMDGAEALRRIRSHAWGKTIPVIVLTNLGEEEAPREIRSLGIQGYIVKANLTPRQVVAQVKSVTTKP
- a CDS encoding prepilin-type N-terminal cleavage/methylation domain-containing protein, encoding MISSNKTKGFTLVELLIVIVVIAILAAISIVAYNGVTQKARDDERISDARNIINAISSYNAENEGKWLTANDKQALKDYNTVKVPAKAVDKLSDNTVDKDHYKLEACGSPQTGAKITIWNEAKNAIHTETYTAGSGC
- the glgP gene encoding alpha-glucan family phosphorylase — encoded protein: MDSYSYTNTSPYQPQDIEDASEFYDVIERSSLTHQLSKSRPYIYWTMEIYDKANGIKGGGGLGVLAADTRRVAEKLEVPFVVVTPFYRSESHQKITDLAQTEYVEKVSPQEYGFHYIDEVSVSSAGFPDASLSVFRKTLGSTQFVTISEPNFGQLYEGEGSGDHRLYQEVALGFGGYKALKLLGIKPAVIQLNETATIFAALARLDELCANGMNLYEAIVYVRKHTLYTNHTLLQAAEPEFHRSQFEKLVLPNLKSNAVRCWLMEQFRNDRLRPNLLAIELTEAKNGVSKLHARVANFRDRNNDKVKFHAITNGIDLETWVLPEILQAYHEHTILDKFGLPTEQYQEAIATLPASTIRSLKRVGRLELNRVLVKRKDQYNNPVHLPEDALVFDFKRRFANYKRPHLPFERPEVLKQILLDSNAHYILAGKVHQGDHDMYQQLLTILKLVDSDPALRERVHYIQDYDETLGRVLAIGSDIAINVPIIGLEACGTSWEKDIANLKLLISTSDGGVADIKPIACLEVSGVSPEDETTSLYANMRRAAQIIANDELLTQHIHRQLTAYLPIISGARMLKDYLKFLFPARHTTK
- a CDS encoding aminotransferase class I/II-fold pyridoxal phosphate-dependent enzyme, whose product is MQDTQVADLIAAEIKRQQSGIEMIPSENYVSTSVLKALGSVFTNKYSEGYPGRRYYGGQENTDQIEQLAIDRAKQLFGADHANVQPHSGAQANEAVYYAWCEPGDTILAMDLAHGGHLTHGAPVTRSAREYTFVRYGIKDVETGEIDYEEIRRLALEHRPKIILAGFSAYPRELDYAKFAEIGNEVGAMLMADMSHIAGLIVGGVAKNPFDYGFHVITTTTHKTLRGPRGGLILSKGVVGNPLKRPEKTLENLPTLIDRAVFPGTQGGPHMHTIAAKAVAFGEALRPEFTEYAQQIVKNAAVLADELKRGGLKLVTGGTSNHLVLADVYGSFGIDGKTAQERLEASGITANANAIPNDTLPPFRPSGLRLGTPAVTTRGMTEAEVKQIAEWIITAITAEDSAEYAKIKQQTTSLAARFPLPYN
- a CDS encoding prepilin-type N-terminal cleavage/methylation domain-containing protein — its product is MISSNKTKGFTLVELLIVIVVIAILAAISIVAYNGVTQKARDRERESNARNIVNAAAIHKSDRDFWPDINDLASYTVVKLPPNLTDSTKVGSSISAGRDTYKFQLCKNNGFTSNKKEATGVRVEYLREESPNSGIQNMTAGTCR